The sequence TTGGTTATTGTTAATGGAGGGCCTCTGCAACAATCTTTTGTTAAATCAGAATTTCTTTGGATATAATTAACTGTTTTGTATGTAAATTTAGTAGCTAGGGGATCGTAGCTTTTAAGGCAAGTGGATGCAGTATGATTGAGGTGTCTGTTTCGTGTGATATTTTACATCCATTTGATTCTGCTTTGAAATTAATGCGAACTAGTTTGTCATCTTTAGACCAGATTGTTGATTAGTACCTTGTTGTGACATCCTGATAGCGATTTTGGGTTCCGGGGTCTGCTTAACAAGGAGAAAGTTGGTGGGGCTTAACATGATGGATTTATGGTAGTGGAGTAAGAGGAGGTGGCTCTTAGTGTTTGTGAATTTAGAGGGTTGCAGAAATGATTCATTATGTTGGTGGAATTTTGGTGGATACTCATCACATGGCCAGGATAGCCTGCTTTATACTGCATTTGGACCatgaagcaaaaagaaaaatagggaTATGTGTGAAAAGGATCTTatattcttattcgtattcttATTGAAAAGTATTTGCAAGGATGGGGCAATGTATGCTAAATATATTGGTTACAAAAATGAATGATGGGGATTGGCATGAGCTATGAACATGATGTAAAGAATGGCCCCGCAATAAAAATGATGTAAAGCATGGAACTTGACCAAAGCAGATGTTGTTCTATTAAAATTACTctgaatatatgatatattggAAGCATTTTGCAACATacaattcaaattcaaagtTGACCCCTAACATAGATGATCAAATCTCATTGGTTACCTTGAAATATTTGTATGTCCTATCTTGTAATAGTCTGCGCATACTATTTGAATGAATCCAACTGGAATACAGCAAAGAAACCAAGTAGAAGGATCATTTATCTTGTGATTATCAAAATTCTGCTCAGCTTTGAATTTGACATGACAATAAGTTTTGTCAATCTTGAACCTTCTTACCATCTCTCATTTCTGTGAGAAACTGATCTGATCTGTTACATTTCCTTTGGTTGTTTCTACGTACAAAAAATCATTACTTTATTTGGACTGTGATTCATATGTGTTTGTTCATGTGAGTGAGTAACTAAGTATGTATTAAAGAAATATGTTTCCTTTTTCTACGAGACAACTGGGGGTACATTTATCCTATCACTAGTAAGTCTTAGAACAAGAAAATTTGTagctataatataaatatacatTCGTGTTGTCCACACATTTACTAAATTCTTTAGTAATAGAAATGACACAGGGATTGTTGCAGTGGAACCCAACACTTGTGAAAGAAGTAGATGATTCTGGAAGTACTCCTCTTCATTATGTTGCATCTGTTGGAAATATTCCTGCGTTGAAGCTGTTATTGGGATATGATACATCTCCGGCATATGTCCCAGATTCAAATGGTTTATTTCCTGTACATATTGCTGCTAAAATGGGATATGGTCAACTGATCTATGAACTATCAAGATACTGCGCAGATTGTGATGAAATGCTTGACAGCAAAGGAAGGAACTTCCTACATATTGCTGTTGAGCACAAGAAATGGAAAGTTGTTTGGCATTTCTGTGGAACCCAAGAACTTGAAAGAATGTTGAATGTCATGGATTATGAAGGGAATACAGCTCTGCATCTTGCAGTCAAGAATGCTGACCAGATGATAGTGAGCCTTCTGATGGCAAATAAAGCTGTATTGCCAAATATAGTGAACAACCAGGGGCTCACTGCCTTAGATCTTGCCGTGTTGGCAACTGACAAAGGAATTAGTTATACACTGGTAAACTTCTTCACCTTGCCGCCTCTGCTGTTTGCACATTGTAGTTCATATACTTTTTCATCATTTGGATTCAAAGTCTTTAGCTTAAATTTTTAGCTCGCATCCTTTGCCTTCTCTGAATTGTTGATTTCTTATGATAGAATCCACAGGTAATTATACTTCGCTGTTTGGCATGGACGGGAGCTGTCCTTAGTCCTCGTCGCTTGGATCATTTCATAGATGAGTTTAACATCGGGAAAGCTTCTGGAAATGAACTAAAGAAATTCACCAACATTTCACAGAACTTAGTAGTTGGTTCTGTGCTGATCTCCACGGTCACATTCGCAGCAGTGTTCACTCTGCCTGGCGGTTACATATCTGATGGTCATCCACATGCCGGTGCACCGATTTTATGGCACAGATATACCTTCAAGGCATTTGTGATGGCAAACACCCTTGCATTTGTGGGATCCACGCTGTCCACCATTTGGCTCACTTATGCTGGTTCAGAGCATGTCCACCCACTGCTCCGGGCACTCTACATGTTCTTCTCAGTGATTTCGATGGAGCAGGCGACGAGAAGCATGGTGGCGGCATTCGCACTGGGAGCATATGTTGTTCTGAGCCCGGTCAGCGAGCGGATCGCCCTTGTGGTATGCCTATCCACCTTCACCACCCTGTTGCTTCGCAACCCGTCGAATTGGCAGCTAGGGTTCTTGTTCATGCCGATCAAGAGACGGCTGGGGTGGAGAGGCGCTTTTAGAGCCCACCTACCTCAGGAAACGAGGAGCCGTCTCACGGTTGGTGTTGGCTCCAATTTTGCGAGTTTGATCTTTTGGAGGATGCTTGGTATGCTATCTACATACAGTTTTATCTTTCTGTTAGCATTGCTATGAGCTGCAATGTATGTGGTGCCCCTGGTGTAACAAATCACAGAAGTTCAAAGAGTTGCATGTTGTGTACATGAGTGTGTCGTGTTGCTTGTAATTCGATCGTCGTGCGTCTTCTGTTTCTCTGGCTCCCAGCCATATGCAGGCAGCAGGCTGCAGCATGCATGCTCCGGGTTGACGGGTTGAATTGGTTTGTCAGTTCTTTGAGATATAGAGGTTGGATTGGTTCGTCAGTCTTTTAGATATAGAGGGTGGGTTGGATTGGTTCGTATGTTTTTATTAAGTTATAGAGCTATAATTCAGATCTAGAGGTAATATTCTTTTTCAAGGGTCATTTTATCTCACGTGTCTATCGACCAATCACCATGAAAAATACAGTAGGTATGTCCCAATCTGATCTGTTtctccaaccaaacacatgctGTGCAATGGGAGCTTGCCATGGTAAGCGGGCTGGCCCAATCATCCAGCCCTGCAGGCCCATTGGCCCAGCAATTGTACTGACAAGCGCCTACGGCGACCGTGTCTCTGCGAgagcaccgcggcggcgcggatggcaAAGGGTCGGGGCGGGTCGTATGTGTCGTACGGCGGCCCATCACGACAAACCGATCGAGTACCTGACAGGCTGACACTCCACTGGCCGTGCATCATACAGGGCTAGATATTTATGTACATAATTTTTGCGAGGAATAAAATATTTCCTcccttttatattttaaatcgttttaacttttttcctaACAAAACTTTTTAAGATTTggttaagtttatagaaaaattagcaatatctaCTATATAAAATTAacttcattaaatataacattggatatattttgagagtatgtttcttttatgttgaaaatgctactgtatttttttataaatttaatcaaatttaaataagtttgattGGAAAAAGTTAAAACCACTTGTAATATGAAAGAGAGCTAGTACAACTGAAAGAGCAAGAGTACAcgttttaatttcaacaaaAGCTATAACTTGAGCACCACCGTGGCAGAAATCTATATGTGCTCATGGAGGATAGCTGTATCTCCTGGCACTCAAGCTCAAGTCGATCACCGTCGGGCTTCCACCATTGCTTCAGACCGTGCCCGTCACCGTCAATGCTCGAGTTCTTCCACAACCTCGCCGATGGCAGGAGATGCTGCAGCGCTCCTTCTCGTCGTCGCCGATCAAGGAGAAGAACATGCCAAAGTACGACAGCATCTCATTGTCGTCATCTGCACCTTTCTCGAAGTAGTCGATGTAGCTTTTGCAGATGATGTCCCCCTCGTGCACGTACAGCTCTGGCGCCCCGCCGCCCACGACGTCTTGAACAGTTTCTCCATCTGCTCCGTATGAGGGCATGCTTatttggc is a genomic window of Oryza glaberrima chromosome 7, OglaRS2, whole genome shotgun sequence containing:
- the LOC127780782 gene encoding protein ACCELERATED CELL DEATH 6-like isoform X1 — encoded protein: MASPAAETSPPSTPSTASCPTPRPDAAAAAPSMSPSLLRAARSGDERRFVKALLADPAAPDLDAVATAGGNTLLHVAAWGGHPALASLLLRRAPGLLAARNAALDTPLHLAARAGAHKVVALLVAAFSSSSSSSAAADASSPSLRALTRATNRRGETPLHDAVRGGHEAAARALTAADPGLAGLCGGAGESPIYMAAAAGSLGMVRLLTKTYRNDEEEEEELPVLCSCTGPGGRTVLHAAVLTSNEMTQGLLQWNPTLVKEVDDSGSTPLHYVASVGNIPALKLLLGYDTSPAYVPDSNGLFPVHIAAKMGYGQLIYELSRYCADCDEMLDSKGRNFLHIAVEHKKWKVVWHFCGTQELERMLNVMDYEGNTALHLAVKNADQMIVSLLMANKAVLPNIVNNQGLTALDLAVLATDKGISYTLNPQVIILRCLAWTGAVLSPRRLDHFIDEFNIGKASGNELKKFTNISQNLVVGSVLISTVTFAAVFTLPGGYISDGHPHAGAPILWHRYTFKAFVMANTLAFVGSTLSTIWLTYAGSEHVHPLLRALYMFFSVISMEQATRSMVAAFALGAYVVLSPVSERIALVVCLSTFTTLLLRNPSNWQLGFLFMPIKRRLGWRGAFRAHLPQETRSRLTVGVGSNFASLIFWRMLGMLSTYSFIFLLALL
- the LOC127780782 gene encoding protein ACCELERATED CELL DEATH 6-like isoform X2, with the translated sequence MASPAAETSPPSTPSTASCPTPRPDAAAAAPSMSPSLLRAARSGDERRFVKALLADPAAPDLDAVATAGGNTLLHVAAWGGHPALASLLLRRAPGLLAARNAALDTPLHLAARAGAHKVVALLVAAFSSSSSSSAAADASSPSLRALTRATNRRGETPLHDAVRGGHEAAARALTAADPGLAGLCGGAGESPIYMAAAAGSLGMVRLLTKTYRNDEEEEEELPVLCSCTGPGGRTVLHAAVLTSNEMTQGLLQWNPTLVKEVDDSGSTPLHYVASVGNIPALKLLLGYDTSPAYVPDSNGLFPVHIAAKMGYGQLIYELSRYCADCDEMLDSKGRNFLHIAVEHKKWKVVWHFCGTQELERMLNVMDYEGNTALHLAVKNADQMIVSLLMANKAVLPNIVNNQGLTALDLAVLATDKGISYTLVIILRCLAWTGAVLSPRRLDHFIDEFNIGKASGNELKKFTNISQNLVVGSVLISTVTFAAVFTLPGGYISDGHPHAGAPILWHRYTFKAFVMANTLAFVGSTLSTIWLTYAGSEHVHPLLRALYMFFSVISMEQATRSMVAAFALGAYVVLSPVSERIALVVCLSTFTTLLLRNPSNWQLGFLFMPIKRRLGWRGAFRAHLPQETRSRLTVGVGSNFASLIFWRMLGMLSTYSFIFLLALL